In Shouchella patagoniensis, the following are encoded in one genomic region:
- a CDS encoding glycerophosphodiester phosphodiesterase family protein — MLFRYPDDTRADRPFELNTVQIRPKQAYVFWLNSAQRTLDEFNRRHMSTLVPGQISEVTGNIPAFSNSEARGIVIVDNESGIELVQASYRGTDISAGFGVHFGLPSPGGVEQSVFLSMGPATPGVIFDEQATSSSPLSEPISNVRISQFMYDAPAADDGKEFISIKNYDHAPIDLSGFMIGDGIFQGEGEGMAKFPEGTIIEPGQELFLCQSGLIFKAVYGAIPDFEFPWFGKDRLYNDPDVPTLIDANWSTGTIRLGNGGDKLLLMDRYYRVVDFVPYLQNLTYREIVYRGSTARADGNGHSIQRISLSSNLTAAFQAAPVRRPIRRIETPPSQSLLITEFLYTPYFDEGTNEYVEISNITGQAIDLSGYYFGNKVEENGVANKAMYQFPQGAVLPPYTPALIARNARAVKTLYGVTPDYEMEATMDNVPKLIPNCSWGCGSFQMANGGDAIILLDADKKLVDAALFKNALCYGLTAHPGVSAKGHSLERVSAIDTKNPSRDFVEQPNPTPKKMLFGPNGAPELIPFPEVKEFVLDTKEAASTLAALPTLIDSSFGMPASLPENTASFLIKVDSHRGELLAINRHSLLSDTLDEIKDKRLPLIELDKATLVPAVHTLLKQKQIDDCVIISTQVSIIQSMRTLYSGYAGALRVTSSYLQNHSLADVIRAVRRSTCFTAILPATAVTAETVRFFRNRAVTIWASGAENELAIQQLIASGIAGIETAYPLTAARALNAFQTKDSLIQQPLLIAHRGVNSLAPENTMPAIELAYERGIEAVEIDIMVSKDGVPVVIHDYTVNRTTDGSGYVVDMTVAELKQLTANKTDNPEWEDIYAQYPNVTIPTLEEVFAYIKGKELILSLEIKTNGLEAQVAQLIDQYDVAAQVYLSGFNPVVMSAIQALNPEVGALHILSGLGPYEMTALQHAEKTARQMIRRGMFTMPGDDALTPELIRFAKHRGLPLVGGTTNSRASIQSKKRRGITMIYSDYPQWNEQMPLQVNQVPAHLVLFEGESIHLDDYEATVQYRPNTNKPLSGGFRLLGEDHAVAAITTTRITAQSAGTQLFHLYHEYQPFNYRTSDGAALLPDRWRMFSNPVQLTVIKENQLSAKLLLEALWRARRSINTKSYLLLSFQASTILFLEKTGSKRYRQELKQFRSLIRKQVDQHQISLTLFDELDALSRKLVEL; from the coding sequence TTGCTATTTCGCTATCCAGATGATACTCGAGCGGACCGACCATTTGAATTAAATACTGTACAAATACGCCCTAAACAAGCGTATGTGTTTTGGCTAAACTCAGCCCAGCGCACGCTTGATGAATTTAACCGAAGACATATGAGTACCCTTGTACCAGGTCAAATTAGTGAGGTAACAGGGAATATCCCTGCCTTTTCAAATAGCGAAGCACGCGGTATTGTCATCGTGGATAACGAATCAGGTATTGAATTAGTCCAAGCTAGTTACCGTGGTACTGATATTTCCGCTGGATTTGGTGTTCATTTTGGCTTACCTTCCCCCGGGGGTGTGGAACAGTCTGTGTTTCTTTCGATGGGTCCAGCTACACCTGGTGTCATTTTTGATGAACAAGCCACTTCTTCGTCCCCCTTATCAGAACCAATTTCAAACGTTCGAATCTCCCAATTTATGTACGATGCACCAGCGGCGGATGATGGCAAAGAGTTTATTTCGATTAAAAACTACGATCACGCACCAATTGATTTAAGTGGTTTTATGATCGGTGATGGCATTTTTCAAGGGGAAGGAGAAGGAATGGCAAAATTCCCAGAAGGAACAATAATTGAACCAGGCCAAGAACTATTTCTGTGCCAATCTGGTTTAATCTTCAAAGCTGTATATGGCGCAATTCCTGATTTTGAATTCCCATGGTTTGGTAAAGACCGCCTTTACAATGATCCGGACGTGCCGACATTGATTGATGCCAATTGGTCTACAGGGACGATTCGGCTTGGTAATGGGGGCGATAAATTATTATTGATGGACCGTTACTACCGTGTCGTTGATTTTGTGCCTTATTTACAAAACCTAACGTATAGGGAAATTGTTTATCGTGGCTCCACAGCACGAGCTGATGGTAACGGTCATAGCATTCAACGTATCTCGCTCTCATCCAATTTAACTGCCGCTTTTCAGGCGGCTCCAGTTAGGCGTCCCATCAGACGAATTGAAACACCACCAAGCCAATCACTTTTAATTACAGAGTTTCTCTATACACCTTATTTTGATGAAGGAACAAACGAATACGTAGAAATCTCCAATATCACAGGGCAAGCAATTGATTTGAGTGGCTACTATTTCGGCAACAAAGTTGAAGAAAATGGTGTTGCGAATAAAGCGATGTACCAGTTTCCTCAAGGCGCTGTGCTTCCACCTTATACCCCGGCTTTAATTGCTCGCAATGCACGAGCGGTTAAGACGTTATATGGAGTCACACCTGACTATGAAATGGAAGCCACAATGGACAATGTGCCAAAGCTTATTCCTAATTGCAGTTGGGGCTGTGGTAGCTTTCAAATGGCAAACGGTGGCGATGCAATCATCTTGCTTGATGCTGACAAAAAACTCGTTGATGCGGCGCTCTTTAAAAATGCACTCTGCTATGGACTCACTGCTCATCCAGGCGTTTCTGCTAAAGGCCATTCACTTGAGCGGGTTAGTGCAATTGATACGAAGAACCCTTCTCGAGACTTTGTTGAACAACCAAATCCTACACCTAAGAAAATGCTCTTTGGACCAAATGGGGCGCCCGAGCTCATTCCATTTCCAGAGGTAAAAGAATTTGTACTAGATACAAAAGAAGCAGCTTCAACACTTGCTGCCCTACCGACATTAATTGATAGTTCCTTTGGTATGCCAGCTTCGTTGCCTGAAAACACAGCTTCCTTTTTAATAAAAGTAGACTCACACCGTGGCGAGTTGCTCGCTATTAATAGACATTCTCTGCTTTCAGATACTCTAGATGAAATTAAAGATAAACGACTCCCTCTCATTGAATTAGATAAAGCCACACTCGTCCCTGCCGTTCATACTTTGTTAAAACAAAAACAAATAGATGACTGTGTCATTATTTCCACACAGGTATCAATCATTCAATCAATGCGGACGCTTTATTCTGGCTATGCTGGCGCCTTACGCGTGACATCTTCTTATTTACAGAACCACTCGCTTGCAGATGTTATTCGTGCGGTACGTAGGAGCACATGCTTTACTGCCATTCTTCCAGCTACTGCTGTAACGGCCGAAACAGTTCGCTTCTTCCGCAATCGCGCGGTCACCATCTGGGCATCTGGCGCCGAAAATGAATTAGCTATCCAACAACTTATTGCTTCAGGGATAGCTGGAATTGAAACAGCTTATCCACTAACAGCTGCACGAGCGCTGAACGCTTTTCAAACGAAAGACAGCCTAATTCAACAACCACTACTCATCGCTCATCGTGGCGTCAATTCTCTTGCGCCCGAAAACACGATGCCCGCGATTGAGCTTGCTTATGAGCGAGGAATTGAAGCGGTTGAAATTGATATTATGGTTTCAAAAGATGGCGTACCCGTTGTTATTCATGATTATACGGTTAATCGAACAACAGATGGCAGCGGCTATGTTGTGGATATGACAGTTGCCGAACTAAAACAGTTAACGGCAAACAAAACGGATAATCCGGAATGGGAAGATATTTATGCTCAATACCCTAATGTAACCATTCCAACACTTGAAGAAGTTTTTGCCTATATTAAAGGGAAAGAATTGATTCTATCACTAGAAATCAAAACAAATGGGTTAGAAGCACAAGTCGCTCAATTAATTGATCAATACGATGTTGCGGCACAAGTCTATTTAAGTGGATTTAATCCAGTTGTAATGTCTGCCATCCAAGCTCTTAACCCTGAGGTCGGTGCACTGCACATTTTATCAGGACTTGGACCTTACGAAATGACAGCTTTGCAGCATGCTGAAAAAACAGCCCGGCAAATGATTCGCCGTGGCATGTTCACTATGCCGGGTGACGACGCGCTTACACCTGAGCTGATTCGTTTTGCCAAACACCGCGGCCTTCCACTTGTAGGCGGTACAACCAATTCAAGGGCAAGCATTCAGAGTAAAAAGCGCCGTGGCATTACAATGATATATAGCGATTACCCACAATGGAATGAGCAGATGCCCTTGCAAGTCAATCAAGTCCCAGCACACCTCGTTTTATTTGAGGGAGAATCAATTCATTTAGATGACTATGAAGCAACGGTTCAGTATCGACCTAATACAAACAAACCACTTTCCGGAGGGTTCCGTTTGCTTGGTGAAGATCATGCTGTCGCCGCCATCACTACCACTCGTATTACGGCACAAAGCGCAGGGACACAATTGTTTCACCTTTATCATGAGTATCAGCCATTTAATTACAGGACTTCCGATGGTGCTGCTCTGCTCCCTGATAGATGGCGGATGTTTTCAAACCCGGTTCAACTAACTGTCATTAAAGAAAACCAGTTATCTGCAAAGCTCTTGCTGGAAGCACTCTGGCGCGCACGTCGTAGCATAAATACAAAATCATATCTTCTGCTGTCTTTCCAAGCATCCACCATCCTCTTTCTTGAAAAAACCGGATCAAAGAGATATAGACAAGAACTTAAACAATTCCGTTCTCTAATTCGCAAACAGGTTGACCAACATCAAATCTCTCTGACCCTTTTTGATGAGTTAGACGCTCTTTCCAGGAAATTAGTAGAGTTGTAA
- a CDS encoding VOC family protein → MLHALEIHHVSLVVKDIKKAKAFYSNKLQLPELDRPPFTFKGAWYAIGTQQLHLIEASSGAVLHQKSNQINSRNEHVAFRVNSYKETIDFLEQQGVPFIEKKNSTSGFQQIFCTDPDGNTLEFMTD, encoded by the coding sequence ATGTTACATGCATTAGAAATACACCACGTCAGTCTTGTCGTAAAAGACATTAAAAAAGCAAAGGCATTTTATAGCAATAAACTTCAGTTGCCCGAGTTGGATCGCCCTCCCTTTACTTTCAAAGGTGCCTGGTACGCCATCGGGACACAACAACTTCACCTCATTGAAGCAAGTTCTGGGGCTGTCTTGCATCAAAAAAGTAATCAAATAAATTCAAGAAATGAACATGTTGCTTTTCGTGTCAACAGCTATAAAGAAACGATCGATTTCCTAGAACAACAAGGCGTACCATTTATTGAAAAGAAAAATAGTACAAGCGGTTTTCAACAAATTTTTTGCACGGATCCCGACGGCAATACACTCGAATTTATGACCGATTAA
- a CDS encoding GNAT family N-acetyltransferase: MDIRKAKQEDVREIVRLLADDELGSKRERNEDPLPETYLEAFKQIEAQRGNDILLGIEDKEIIGCLQLTIIPGLSRQGMKRAQIEGVRVKQNVRGKKVGEALLKEAIAHAKLEGCGLVQLTTDKQRIDAHRFYERLGFLASHEGMKLSLEGIKE, from the coding sequence ATGGATATTCGGAAGGCGAAGCAAGAAGACGTGAGGGAGATTGTCCGTTTGTTAGCGGACGATGAACTAGGTTCTAAGCGTGAAAGAAATGAAGACCCATTACCAGAGACATATTTGGAAGCGTTTAAACAGATTGAGGCTCAAAGAGGCAACGACATACTACTAGGGATCGAAGACAAAGAGATAATCGGGTGTCTCCAACTAACTATTATTCCAGGTTTGTCGAGGCAAGGAATGAAACGAGCACAAATTGAAGGAGTGCGCGTGAAGCAAAACGTTCGAGGTAAGAAGGTTGGAGAAGCTTTGCTTAAGGAAGCGATTGCGCATGCAAAGTTGGAGGGATGTGGACTGGTTCAATTAACGACAGATAAACAACGCATTGATGCGCATCGCTTTTATGAACGGTTAGGTTTTTTGGCTAGCCATGAAGGGATGAAATTGTCTTTGGAAGGGATTAAAGAATAA
- a CDS encoding L-cystine transporter: protein MQRKHLSFSVRVLTALGAGVALGFILQFFFDPESSVIVNAMEWVGIMGTGYVRLLQMIMMPLVFIAILTAFTRIKAAKDVGKISGLVIGMLIVTTIVAGVVGLTSASVFNLSADDIQVGSAEEERGASMEERYANIEADSLPQQIVQLIPTNPFQDLTGARSTSTLGVVIFAAFLGVAYLGVRRKETEAAEMFEKITGAIFSVIMRVVTLILRLTPYGVLAIMTSTVATSDLGAVTTLGTFVIASYVALGVVFLIHLLILLFMGLSPVQYLKKAFPVLAFAFTSRTSAAALPMNIQTQKKLGVPEGTANFAGSFGLSIGQNGCAGVYPAMLAFMIAPTVGQNPLEPGFIAMLLAVIAISSFGVAGVGGGATFAAILVLSAMDLPIALAGLLISIEPLIDMGRTAVNVSGSMVAGIFTSKVKKDLNHDDYRNDELRIDGMESNS from the coding sequence ATGCAGCGTAAGCACTTGTCGTTTTCGGTTCGTGTTTTAACAGCGCTTGGAGCCGGGGTTGCTTTAGGTTTTATCCTGCAATTTTTCTTTGACCCTGAATCAAGTGTTATTGTAAATGCGATGGAATGGGTCGGTATTATGGGGACTGGCTACGTTCGATTATTGCAAATGATTATGATGCCGCTAGTTTTTATTGCAATTTTAACTGCATTTACACGTATTAAAGCAGCGAAAGATGTTGGCAAGATCAGTGGTTTGGTTATCGGAATGCTGATTGTAACAACGATTGTCGCTGGCGTAGTTGGTTTAACTTCGGCATCGGTCTTTAATTTAAGTGCAGATGACATTCAAGTCGGTTCGGCGGAAGAAGAACGAGGCGCATCAATGGAAGAACGCTACGCAAACATTGAAGCAGACTCACTTCCACAACAAATTGTGCAATTGATTCCAACGAATCCATTCCAAGACCTGACAGGTGCACGGTCAACGTCCACACTAGGTGTGGTTATCTTTGCGGCATTCTTAGGCGTAGCCTACTTAGGTGTTCGTCGAAAAGAAACAGAAGCGGCAGAGATGTTTGAAAAAATTACTGGCGCGATTTTTTCCGTCATCATGCGGGTTGTTACATTAATCTTACGGCTTACGCCATATGGTGTGCTTGCTATCATGACTTCGACTGTTGCGACGAGTGACTTAGGAGCGGTCACCACGCTTGGCACATTTGTGATTGCTTCCTATGTAGCATTAGGTGTTGTGTTTCTCATTCACTTGCTCATCTTGCTATTTATGGGACTAAGCCCTGTACAGTATTTGAAAAAAGCATTTCCGGTGTTGGCGTTTGCTTTTACATCCCGTACGAGTGCAGCGGCATTACCAATGAATATCCAAACCCAGAAAAAGCTCGGTGTCCCAGAAGGAACAGCGAACTTTGCGGGCTCATTTGGGCTTTCAATTGGGCAAAACGGGTGCGCGGGTGTATATCCGGCAATGCTTGCCTTTATGATCGCACCAACAGTTGGTCAAAACCCGCTTGAGCCAGGCTTTATTGCGATGCTTCTCGCTGTAATTGCTATTAGTTCATTTGGAGTAGCTGGAGTTGGAGGCGGAGCAACATTTGCAGCGATTCTCGTGCTATCAGCAATGGACCTTCCAATCGCACTTGCAGGACTACTTATTTCGATTGAGCCATTGATTGATATGGGTAGAACAGCAGTGAATGTATCAGGAAGTATGGTAGCAGGTATTTTCACTTCGAAAGTGAAAAAAGATTTGAACCATGACGACTATCGCAATGACGAATTACGAATAGACGGAATGGAATCAAATAGCTAA
- a CDS encoding DUF5082 domain-containing protein gives MTDMTQLFRLQNEISAFVLQLGNAEEKIERLESAKKSLSSEQEMLHDHKAKIKEPELDGDNWSGNEASDHEEIRSDMYTAYTDSRDKVEQMLSSIETEISNLRGEANRCSASIASKESSLQLLRNRIIT, from the coding sequence ATGACTGATATGACGCAACTATTCCGGTTGCAAAATGAAATAAGTGCATTTGTATTACAGTTGGGAAATGCAGAAGAAAAAATCGAACGGTTAGAATCAGCAAAGAAATCGTTAAGCTCTGAACAAGAAATGCTGCATGATCATAAGGCGAAGATAAAAGAGCCTGAACTAGACGGTGATAATTGGAGTGGGAATGAAGCATCTGACCATGAAGAAATCCGTAGTGATATGTATACGGCATATACCGATTCTCGAGATAAAGTCGAACAAATGTTAAGTTCGATTGAAACAGAAATTAGCAATCTTCGTGGTGAGGCAAACCGGTGTTCAGCGTCGATTGCATCAAAGGAATCGTCGTTGCAATTACTACGTAATCGTATAATCACCTAA
- a CDS encoding YwqI/YxiC family protein yields the protein MPEIKVNEDEALSALSDAGEKAGFAVADSEPAIETSSMAFLTKLTSFETEYANQLKAYLDVLKGVQQESEELVKTYGEVDKTLASHR from the coding sequence ATGCCGGAAATTAAAGTAAATGAAGACGAAGCACTAAGCGCATTAAGTGACGCAGGTGAAAAAGCAGGTTTTGCCGTCGCTGACAGCGAACCAGCGATTGAGACTTCATCAATGGCGTTCCTGACAAAACTAACGTCGTTCGAAACAGAATATGCAAATCAGCTGAAAGCGTATTTAGATGTCCTAAAAGGGGTGCAACAAGAAAGCGAAGAGCTCGTTAAAACATATGGAGAAGTAGATAAAACGCTCGCAAGTCATAGGTAA
- a CDS encoding LXG domain-containing protein, with protein MKVLDVQEVIDAIDKIKGAKQQDSDNLENLRASIQKIEQLESLQGEGGEALKDHFRRLHVPVLEAFHLLIRQYMEQLDTVKSNLLGFETSSAIVREEFLSGDIKNGLDRIATSATEDANEIESIRTSVSDILALTPFSMDTVLGYVDRGKDHANETIKKLHALDEENEALMTQAESALQEVTNVVNHVSNWSSGGAILSADTLKEIDANLEELYTSLVTEAILMAPPTDEIDWIGQESAMYQQALPLEFLYTGAYANIPGGLESMGWYFMNHFPVSAMVNDEQAIQACAAPEIDHTVDEGDSWWNSMFNFFKGAGSGVVNAAGDAVEGVVNLVTDPVGVYNDTVEFIGAIVDDPALVGEIANELWNAFDEDFINGNAESRGEWTGYAITLIATAAAGDKGISKIANSSQMAKVGRIGGDSGYKTRNEIELRLASEAKITRPSLSSVMKDARVSGVQAISTYAQSMKIGAVMTAGQVSNAIKHTTANMKESLARGMNNLQDNINGMPALALGGVGGSKLPVNSMNIQKIRAGVDDVKKQSVRDVETRAGSGSKGTVKDIQIPSVRNNEFNKWFDNLSVDDFEKMWSNPHLRSKIEDRIRRPGGYHEWHLVARTPQFKKWGVSMDDIKEMRTLTKDVEFINPPGSHGRRGSTKAHNEILKIIDSATDYDSFVRELNKWASNRMKNGILDLPEGLRR; from the coding sequence ATGAAGGTTCTTGACGTACAAGAAGTCATTGATGCAATTGATAAGATCAAAGGTGCCAAGCAACAGGATTCAGACAACCTTGAAAACTTGCGAGCAAGCATCCAAAAGATTGAACAACTAGAGTCTTTGCAAGGAGAAGGAGGAGAAGCGCTAAAAGACCATTTCAGGAGACTTCATGTACCTGTTCTCGAAGCGTTTCATTTACTCATTCGTCAATACATGGAACAATTAGATACAGTAAAGTCTAACTTACTAGGCTTTGAAACAAGCTCTGCCATTGTTAGGGAAGAGTTCCTTTCTGGTGACATTAAAAATGGTCTTGACCGTATTGCCACAAGTGCGACAGAGGATGCGAATGAAATTGAATCAATTCGCACATCGGTTAGTGATATTCTTGCGCTCACCCCTTTTTCAATGGATACGGTCTTAGGTTATGTAGACCGAGGCAAAGACCACGCAAACGAAACCATTAAGAAATTACATGCACTAGACGAAGAAAATGAAGCCCTGATGACGCAAGCAGAGAGCGCGCTACAAGAAGTAACAAACGTGGTGAACCACGTGTCGAACTGGTCGAGTGGTGGTGCCATTTTATCAGCAGATACATTAAAAGAAATTGATGCAAACCTCGAAGAATTATACACAAGCCTCGTCACAGAAGCGATTTTAATGGCGCCCCCAACCGATGAAATTGATTGGATAGGACAAGAGAGCGCCATGTATCAACAAGCACTCCCACTTGAGTTCTTGTACACAGGTGCTTATGCCAATATCCCAGGTGGACTCGAGTCGATGGGGTGGTATTTCATGAACCACTTCCCAGTTAGCGCGATGGTCAATGATGAACAAGCAATTCAGGCCTGTGCTGCTCCAGAAATCGATCATACTGTCGATGAAGGCGATAGTTGGTGGAATTCCATGTTCAACTTCTTTAAAGGGGCTGGCAGCGGGGTTGTAAATGCTGCAGGAGATGCGGTTGAAGGTGTTGTGAATCTCGTCACCGATCCAGTAGGAGTATATAATGACACGGTCGAATTTATTGGGGCAATTGTGGATGATCCTGCGCTGGTAGGGGAAATTGCGAATGAACTATGGAATGCATTTGATGAAGATTTTATTAATGGAAATGCAGAAAGCAGAGGGGAATGGACTGGTTATGCAATTACGCTCATTGCGACGGCTGCAGCAGGTGACAAAGGAATCTCTAAAATTGCAAATAGCAGCCAAATGGCCAAGGTTGGTCGAATTGGTGGAGACAGTGGTTATAAAACCCGAAATGAAATCGAATTGCGACTGGCTTCTGAAGCCAAAATAACAAGACCAAGCCTAAGTTCTGTCATGAAAGACGCACGGGTAAGTGGCGTCCAGGCAATTAGTACCTACGCCCAATCGATGAAAATAGGCGCCGTTATGACGGCTGGTCAAGTGAGCAATGCGATCAAACATACAACAGCCAATATGAAAGAAAGCCTCGCCCGTGGAATGAATAACCTTCAAGACAACATAAACGGGATGCCAGCCTTAGCACTGGGAGGAGTTGGCGGAAGCAAGTTACCAGTGAACTCGATGAATATACAGAAAATCCGTGCGGGTGTCGATGATGTTAAGAAGCAGAGTGTAAGGGATGTTGAGACGAGAGCTGGGAGTGGTTCTAAGGGTACTGTTAAAGATATACAGATTCCTTCAGTTAGAAATAATGAGTTTAATAAGTGGTTTGATAATCTATCAGTAGATGATTTTGAGAAAATGTGGAGTAATCCTCATTTGAGAAGTAAGATTGAAGATAGGATAAGACGTCCAGGAGGATATCATGAGTGGCACCTTGTAGCAAGAACACCCCAATTTAAAAAATGGGGTGTAAGCATGGATGATATAAAAGAAATGAGGACCTTAACTAAAGATGTTGAATTTATTAATCCTCCCGGAAGTCATGGAAGGCGAGGTTCTACAAAAGCACATAACGAGATTTTAAAAATCATTGATTCTGCTACTGATTATGATAGTTTTGTAAGAGAGCTAAACAAATGGGCTAGTAATAGAATGAAAAATGGAATTCTAGATTTACCAGAAGGTTTAAGGAGGTAA
- a CDS encoding immunity 22 family protein — MKNDVSLWLGYFENFDEVEKYTEVKYDEDGDSIPSTFEKEFKLGYYDRDLIEKDWIPDAEDDIKELLVDFSYDDQLIKQFRDVKLNSKYNTIILVFNYNYDKEGRHVASVNESAYKLDFIGTAEYID; from the coding sequence TTGAAAAACGATGTTTCTTTGTGGTTAGGATACTTCGAGAATTTTGATGAGGTCGAAAAATACACTGAAGTAAAATATGACGAAGATGGAGATAGTATTCCTTCTACTTTTGAGAAAGAATTTAAATTAGGATATTATGATAGAGACTTAATTGAAAAAGACTGGATACCGGATGCTGAAGATGATATAAAAGAGCTTCTAGTGGATTTTTCATATGATGATCAGTTAATAAAGCAGTTTAGAGATGTTAAGTTAAACTCTAAATATAATACCATTATTTTGGTTTTTAACTATAATTATGATAAAGAAGGAAGGCATGTAGCTTCAGTAAACGAAAGTGCATACAAATTGGATTTTATAGGTACAGCAGAGTATATAGATTAA
- a CDS encoding IS3 family transposase, with the protein MIKNLERLNPIKAVLNLSRSTYYYAIKHTQRKPKEDALTSLVRRLFLENRGTYGTRKLKALLLREGYHVSRRRIGRIMASQGLVSVYTVAKYKPKRTPSNEAVIANKLNRSFAQEEERHSIVSDLTYTRVNRRWHYVCLLLDLYNREVIGWSHGPNKTSELVKKAFASVTGDLRKITLFHTDRGSEFTSRAIDESLLAFGIERSLSLKGCPYDNAVAESMFHIVKVEFLKRYTFDTTTDLERELADYLHWYNHFRIHGTLQYQSPIEFKQTAHKKSV; encoded by the coding sequence ATGATTAAAAACCTCGAAAGGCTAAATCCAATCAAGGCCGTCCTAAACCTCTCTCGAAGTACGTACTATTATGCGATTAAACATACTCAACGTAAACCCAAAGAGGATGCGCTGACATCACTCGTTCGTCGGCTTTTTTTAGAAAATCGAGGGACTTATGGAACGCGTAAATTGAAAGCATTGCTTCTTCGAGAAGGGTACCATGTCTCGAGACGACGGATTGGCCGAATCATGGCTAGCCAAGGGTTGGTTTCCGTTTATACCGTTGCGAAATACAAACCCAAAAGAACACCGAGTAACGAGGCGGTCATTGCCAACAAGTTAAATCGCTCGTTTGCACAAGAAGAAGAACGACATAGTATCGTAAGTGATCTCACATATACACGCGTAAACAGGCGGTGGCACTATGTGTGTTTACTGCTTGATCTGTATAATCGAGAAGTGATCGGATGGAGTCACGGACCAAATAAAACGAGTGAACTTGTTAAAAAAGCCTTCGCTTCTGTCACTGGAGATTTACGAAAAATCACTCTTTTCCACACCGATCGAGGGAGTGAATTTACAAGCCGAGCCATTGACGAATCGCTTCTGGCGTTTGGGATTGAACGTTCGTTAAGTCTAAAAGGATGTCCCTACGATAATGCGGTAGCTGAATCGATGTTTCATATCGTGAAAGTCGAGTTCCTAAAGCGCTATACGTTCGACACAACCACGGACTTAGAACGTGAACTAGCTGACTATCTTCATTGGTATAACCATTTTCGCATACACGGAACCTTACAGTATCAAAGCCCGATTGAATTTAAACAAACCGCCCACAAAAAAAGTGTCTAG